One Yimella lutea DNA window includes the following coding sequences:
- the mutM gene encoding bifunctional DNA-formamidopyrimidine glycosylase/DNA-(apurinic or apyrimidinic site) lyase, protein MPELPEVEVVRRGVADHVVGRRIETAEVLGSRVARRHEAGPAALAAALTGVRVDSARRRGKYLWMDLDDGQALVVHLGMSGQLLVEDPDAPREKHCHALFGLDDGKQLRFVDQRTFGGLQLVEMLPDDHSNASIPSVIRHIAPDPLESAFDLRQTLTRMRRKHTQIKRALLDQTLVSGIGNIYADEALWRAKLHGERLTDKVSAKAAGEVLAHAATVMSEALGQGGTSFDALYVNVNGASGYFDRSLNAYGRAGKECRRCGALMVREQFMNRGSFSCPVCQPRPRRSR, encoded by the coding sequence TTGCCTGAACTGCCTGAGGTGGAGGTCGTCCGCCGCGGGGTCGCCGATCACGTGGTCGGGCGACGCATCGAAACGGCCGAGGTGCTCGGCTCGCGGGTGGCACGCCGCCACGAGGCCGGACCGGCTGCGCTCGCTGCTGCGCTCACCGGCGTGCGGGTGGACTCCGCCCGCCGACGCGGCAAGTACCTGTGGATGGATCTGGACGACGGGCAGGCGCTCGTCGTCCACCTCGGCATGAGCGGCCAGTTGCTCGTAGAGGATCCCGATGCGCCGCGGGAGAAGCACTGTCACGCGCTCTTCGGACTCGACGACGGCAAGCAGTTACGGTTCGTCGACCAGCGCACCTTCGGTGGGCTCCAACTCGTCGAGATGCTGCCGGACGATCACTCGAATGCGTCGATCCCCAGCGTCATTCGGCATATCGCGCCCGACCCACTGGAGTCCGCGTTCGACCTACGGCAGACCCTCACCCGGATGCGGCGCAAGCACACCCAGATCAAACGAGCCCTGCTCGATCAGACTCTGGTGTCCGGCATCGGCAACATCTACGCCGATGAGGCGCTGTGGCGCGCGAAGCTGCACGGTGAGCGGCTGACCGACAAGGTGAGTGCGAAGGCGGCCGGCGAGGTGCTCGCGCACGCGGCGACCGTGATGTCCGAAGCGCTCGGCCAGGGCGGCACCAGTTTCGACGCGCTCTACGTGAACGTGAACGGCGCCAGCGGCTACTTCGACCGTTCTCTCAACGCCTACGGCCGCGCGGGCAAGGAGTGCCGCCGCTGCGGTGCGCTCATGGTGCGCGAGCAGTTCATGAACCGCGGGTCGTTCTCCTGCCCTGTCTGCCAGCCGAGACCGCGGCGGTCACGCTGA
- the rnc gene encoding ribonuclease III, with product MASSKRAASAKASQRPVGDLSALLAQISGTDIDEPLLLRALTHRSYAYENGNLPHNERQEFLGDAVLGLVVTEALYVTHPDLPEGQLAKFRASVVNARALAGVGRALELGEYILLGRGEDTSGGRDKDSILADTVEAVIGAVYLCGGIEPAHRLVHHMVDDLIEQAADLGAGLDWKTSLQELAAGHELGSPSYQVTDQGPDHDKVFTASVLVAGEVLGTGVGRNKKSAEQVAAEAAWKTLKARTSAKPATELKRDVELA from the coding sequence GTGGCTTCGTCGAAACGGGCTGCCTCTGCGAAGGCTTCGCAGCGGCCCGTCGGTGACCTCTCCGCCCTGCTTGCGCAGATCAGCGGAACGGACATCGACGAGCCGCTGCTTCTGCGTGCGCTGACGCATCGGTCGTACGCGTACGAGAACGGGAACCTCCCGCACAACGAGCGCCAGGAGTTCCTCGGCGACGCCGTGCTGGGGTTGGTGGTCACCGAAGCGCTGTATGTCACCCACCCTGACTTGCCCGAGGGGCAACTGGCGAAGTTCCGCGCCTCGGTCGTCAACGCGCGTGCGCTCGCCGGCGTCGGCCGCGCTCTGGAGTTGGGCGAGTACATCCTGCTCGGACGCGGCGAGGACACCAGCGGCGGACGCGACAAGGACTCGATCCTGGCCGACACCGTCGAGGCAGTCATCGGTGCTGTCTACCTGTGCGGAGGCATCGAGCCGGCACACCGCCTGGTGCACCACATGGTCGACGACCTGATCGAGCAGGCTGCGGATCTCGGCGCCGGTCTGGACTGGAAGACCTCCCTGCAGGAGCTCGCCGCCGGCCACGAACTGGGCTCTCCGTCCTACCAGGTCACCGATCAGGGCCCCGACCACGACAAGGTGTTCACCGCATCCGTCCTGGTGGCCGGTGAGGTGCTCGGCACCGGAGTGGGTCGCAACAAGAAGTCCGCGGAGCAGGTCGCCGCCGAGGCAGCGTGGAAGACGCTCAAAGCGCGCACCTCCGCGAAACCCGCCACCGAACTCAAGCGGGACGTCGAGCTTGCCTGA
- the rpmF gene encoding 50S ribosomal protein L32 — MAVPKRKMSRSNTRSRRANWKTTPVVTTTCPNCSALAQPHMACPACGTYKGRHYSAAEQTAHQA, encoded by the coding sequence GTGGCTGTCCCGAAGCGGAAGATGTCGCGCTCCAACACCCGTTCGCGCCGTGCGAACTGGAAGACGACGCCGGTCGTGACCACGACGTGCCCGAACTGCAGCGCCCTGGCCCAGCCGCACATGGCTTGCCCGGCCTGCGGCACCTACAAGGGTCGTCACTACAGCGCCGCGGAGCAGACCGCTCACCAGGCCTGA
- a CDS encoding YceD family protein, producing MHLDPRNPLVLDTKELGRRPGHMAQIERDVPAPDLFGNEVIEIAQGEPIELDLRIESVMEGVLISGSARATATGACVRCLEPVHEPVDVEFQELFAYADRAAHHNQVAGDDEDMHVLDGDLADLEPMLRDVVVPLLPFQPVCQEDCPGLCSECGARLADDPDHHHEVIDPRWSALAGMADAENDEKRN from the coding sequence ATGCACCTCGACCCGCGTAACCCGCTCGTCCTTGACACCAAGGAACTGGGGCGGCGTCCGGGGCACATGGCTCAGATCGAACGTGATGTGCCGGCGCCCGATCTCTTCGGCAACGAGGTGATCGAGATCGCGCAGGGCGAGCCGATCGAGCTCGACCTGCGCATTGAGTCGGTGATGGAAGGGGTGCTGATCTCCGGTTCGGCCCGTGCCACGGCGACCGGTGCTTGCGTGCGGTGCTTGGAACCGGTCCACGAACCTGTGGATGTCGAATTCCAGGAGCTGTTCGCTTACGCCGACCGCGCGGCCCACCACAACCAGGTGGCCGGCGACGATGAGGACATGCACGTTCTGGACGGCGATCTCGCCGATCTGGAGCCGATGTTGCGGGATGTGGTGGTGCCTTTGCTGCCCTTCCAGCCGGTGTGCCAGGAAGACTGTCCGGGTCTGTGCTCCGAATGCGGAGCGCGCCTGGCGGACGACCCGGACCACCATCATGAAGTGATCGATCCCCGATGGTCGGCGCTGGCCGGTATGGCCGACGCCGAGAACGACGAGAAGAGGAACTGA
- the coaD gene encoding pantetheine-phosphate adenylyltransferase has translation MNDVSADVRRAVSPGSFDPITVGHLDVITRAAELFDEVVVAVVYNPDKNGTFTPEERVRLIEESVAHLPNVRAQAFGNRLVVDVCRELDAGVMIKGLRNGTDFAYEMPMAQMNTEMTGVETLFVAADPSVSHYSSSLVRVCAQHGADVSAMVPPPVLEPLVQRLRGD, from the coding sequence GTGAATGATGTGAGCGCCGACGTGCGTCGGGCTGTGAGCCCCGGTTCGTTCGACCCGATCACCGTCGGCCACCTCGACGTGATCACCCGCGCCGCCGAGCTGTTCGACGAGGTCGTCGTCGCGGTCGTCTACAACCCCGACAAGAACGGCACCTTCACGCCCGAGGAACGCGTCCGGCTGATCGAGGAGTCCGTCGCACACCTGCCCAACGTGCGCGCGCAGGCGTTCGGCAACCGGTTGGTCGTCGATGTGTGCCGCGAACTCGACGCGGGCGTGATGATCAAGGGCCTGCGCAACGGCACCGACTTCGCGTACGAGATGCCGATGGCTCAGATGAACACCGAGATGACCGGCGTCGAGACGCTCTTCGTCGCGGCCGATCCGAGCGTCTCGCACTACTCCTCCTCGCTGGTGCGGGTGTGTGCGCAGCACGGCGCGGACGTGTCGGCGATGGTGCCGCCCCCGGTACTCGAGCCACTCGTGCAGCGATTGCGCGGTGACTGA
- the rsmD gene encoding 16S rRNA (guanine(966)-N(2))-methyltransferase RsmD, with the protein MTRIIAGVAGGRRLATPPGDSTRPTSERVREALFARLEHLDALQDARVLDLYAGSGALGLEAASRGACAVVLVEKDRRAAAVVQRNVRELGLPDVQVRTESVEKVVAGATGEPFDLVLIDPPYDIDDANLATVLQRLATGWLNQDAVLVVERSSRSPEPVWPADVELIGPRRYGETTVWFAEFVPEGDAA; encoded by the coding sequence ATGACCCGCATCATCGCCGGTGTCGCGGGCGGACGCCGTTTGGCAACGCCCCCCGGTGACTCCACGCGTCCGACCAGTGAGCGGGTCCGGGAGGCGTTGTTCGCCCGCCTCGAACACCTTGATGCGTTGCAGGACGCACGTGTGCTCGACCTCTACGCAGGATCCGGAGCGCTCGGCCTCGAAGCCGCCAGTCGGGGCGCCTGCGCGGTGGTGCTGGTCGAGAAGGACCGCCGCGCGGCGGCGGTGGTGCAGCGCAATGTGCGTGAACTCGGGCTACCGGACGTGCAGGTGCGTACCGAGTCGGTGGAGAAGGTGGTGGCCGGTGCGACGGGGGAGCCCTTCGATCTGGTCCTCATCGACCCCCCGTACGACATCGACGACGCCAATCTCGCCACCGTCCTGCAGCGTCTGGCAACGGGTTGGCTCAATCAGGACGCGGTGCTGGTGGTGGAGCGCTCGTCGCGCTCACCCGAGCCGGTGTGGCCGGCCGATGTGGAGTTGATCGGTCCGCGCCGTTACGGCGAGACGACCGTGTGGTTCGCTGAGTTCGTGCCTGAAGGAGATGCCGCGTGA
- a CDS encoding ATP-dependent DNA helicase RecG codes for MQVTRGTDLAKVIDKRVAGRLAEARDVHTVGDFLDFLPRRYIDANTAGRLAEFQVGEMAVLVATVVNANARSMRNRKGRMLEAVIEDADGTTARLVFFRAYGHEQKLVPGATALFRGKLEAYRGSFQLSHPEYTFTTDDSASVYASGIVPTYLAVPKTTDLSLTIAMQQVLGSWEGEDPLPADLLARHRLPSMHEAYRLLHLPTSQADVGRGRRRLRYDEALVVQTALAARRAQYDAQTATPRVPQADGLLARFDERLPFELTAGQQEVSAQIAADLAAERPMHRLLQGEVGSGKTIVALRAMLATVDAGAQAALLAPTEVLAQQHERSVRKMLGDLAEGGMLGGADGGTRVALLTGSMSKSARERVLLDIVSGEVGIVIGTHALIQDNVNFFDLGLVVVDEQHRFGVEQRDALRGKGTRTPHVLVMTATPIPRTVAITVFGDMETSELRQLPSGRAPIVSHVVPAARPGWLQRSWQRVAEEVGRGHQAYVVCPRIGAEDPDAFLDDYGIANPWADESDLPDPTKQQTASVLETLDTLRAEPALAGLRIEMLHGRMSAQEKELAVSEFAAGRIHVLVSTTVIEVGVDVPNSTMMVIMDAERFGISQLHQLRGRVGRGSAGGLCLLVTGSENPVTLQRLEAVAATNNGFELADLDLSLRREGDVLGGRQSGGKSGLKHLRITHPKDVELIELARADATQLIADDPTLADHPGLAELLWERLDAEQVAFLERG; via the coding sequence GTGCAGGTCACACGGGGTACCGACCTGGCGAAGGTGATCGACAAACGTGTCGCCGGGCGTCTGGCCGAGGCGCGCGACGTCCACACCGTGGGCGACTTCCTCGATTTCCTACCGCGTCGATATATCGATGCGAACACAGCCGGACGCCTGGCGGAGTTCCAGGTCGGCGAGATGGCGGTGCTCGTCGCGACCGTGGTCAACGCGAACGCCCGCTCGATGCGTAACCGCAAGGGCCGGATGCTGGAGGCGGTCATCGAGGACGCCGACGGCACGACGGCGCGGCTTGTCTTCTTCCGTGCCTACGGCCACGAACAGAAGCTCGTTCCGGGGGCCACCGCCTTGTTCCGCGGCAAGCTGGAGGCGTACCGCGGGTCGTTCCAGTTGTCCCATCCGGAGTACACCTTCACCACCGACGACTCCGCGAGCGTGTACGCCTCGGGCATCGTCCCCACCTATCTCGCAGTGCCCAAGACGACGGATCTGTCGCTCACGATCGCGATGCAGCAGGTGCTGGGCTCCTGGGAGGGTGAGGACCCGCTGCCTGCCGATCTCCTTGCCAGACATCGACTTCCGTCGATGCACGAGGCATATCGGTTGCTGCACCTGCCCACCTCGCAGGCCGACGTCGGCCGTGGCCGCCGCAGGCTGCGTTACGACGAGGCATTGGTCGTGCAGACGGCGCTGGCCGCACGTCGGGCGCAGTACGACGCCCAGACCGCGACACCGCGCGTGCCTCAGGCGGACGGCCTCCTTGCCCGTTTCGACGAGCGACTGCCGTTCGAACTCACCGCCGGACAGCAGGAAGTGAGTGCTCAGATCGCCGCCGATCTCGCGGCCGAGCGGCCGATGCACCGTCTGCTCCAGGGCGAGGTCGGCTCCGGCAAGACGATCGTCGCGCTCCGAGCGATGTTGGCCACCGTCGACGCCGGCGCGCAGGCCGCGTTGCTCGCTCCCACCGAGGTACTCGCGCAACAACACGAACGTTCCGTCCGCAAGATGCTCGGCGACCTCGCCGAGGGGGGCATGCTCGGCGGCGCCGACGGCGGTACCCGGGTGGCGCTGCTCACCGGCTCGATGAGCAAGTCGGCCAGGGAGCGTGTTCTGCTCGACATCGTCTCCGGCGAGGTCGGCATCGTGATCGGCACGCATGCGCTGATCCAGGACAACGTCAACTTCTTCGATCTGGGGCTGGTGGTCGTCGACGAGCAGCACAGATTCGGGGTGGAGCAACGAGATGCCTTGCGCGGCAAGGGAACTCGTACACCGCACGTCCTGGTGATGACCGCCACCCCCATCCCGCGGACGGTCGCGATCACGGTGTTCGGCGACATGGAGACGTCCGAGTTGCGCCAACTGCCGTCCGGGCGCGCGCCGATCGTGTCCCACGTCGTCCCGGCCGCCAGACCCGGTTGGCTCCAGCGCAGTTGGCAGCGCGTGGCCGAGGAGGTCGGGCGCGGCCACCAGGCGTACGTCGTGTGCCCGCGGATCGGCGCGGAGGACCCGGACGCGTTCCTGGACGACTACGGCATCGCGAACCCCTGGGCCGATGAGTCCGACCTGCCTGACCCGACGAAACAACAGACTGCATCAGTGCTGGAGACCCTCGACACGCTGCGGGCCGAACCTGCCTTGGCGGGCCTACGGATCGAGATGCTGCACGGCCGGATGAGCGCGCAGGAGAAGGAGCTCGCGGTGAGCGAGTTCGCGGCGGGCCGCATCCACGTGTTGGTGTCGACCACCGTCATCGAGGTCGGCGTCGACGTGCCCAACTCCACGATGATGGTGATCATGGACGCCGAACGCTTCGGCATCAGTCAGTTACACCAGTTGCGCGGACGCGTCGGTCGAGGCAGTGCCGGTGGGCTGTGCCTGTTGGTCACCGGTTCGGAGAACCCGGTGACACTCCAGCGGCTCGAGGCCGTCGCTGCGACCAACAACGGATTCGAGCTCGCAGACCTCGACCTGAGCCTGCGGCGTGAGGGCGACGTCCTCGGCGGGCGGCAGTCCGGTGGCAAGAGCGGCCTGAAGCACCTACGGATCACCCACCCCAAGGACGTCGAACTCATCGAACTCGCCCGTGCCGACGCAACGCAGCTCATCGCCGACGACCCGACGCTCGCCGACCACCCGGGCCTGGCCGAACTCCTGTGGGAACGCCTGGACGCCGAGCAGGTCGCCTTCCTGGAGAGGGGCTGA
- a CDS encoding DAK2 domain-containing protein codes for MALETLDLDALRRWVVTARADLATYAERINRLNVFPVPDGDTGTNLLMTVDGAMGSLAFTQPADLMQAARDLAQATLMAARGNSGVIISQVARGVAEVLTESPDQRMTGRQLADALRRAADYAWRSVSIPVEGTILTVASAAADGAAIQASGSLEDVVTGAVRAAEIALVNTTHELPTLKEAGVVDAGGAGFVVLLDSLRRVVEADAGPIKGLGEPPSWLAGEGAIRDSDCESIEGPGYEVMFMLAETDESRVSRLRGVLDRLGDSLVVAGGPDVWSVHVHVDDVAAALNAGADAGRPHRFEVTRFQDEITARHPVPVSTETKTLVVAVADSPGLAELARQDERMVVTGDAGRIARASAVRAVRETGLAEVLLVADGRRSGRTADALEKALRDKDIRVMRPGSTGPTEFLATLTVAHPEQAGAEVIAAVDDALVSLSTGILTIASEEFETPSGTCPKGAVVGRIDGEVIEYGQEALPVAARVVQTLVTEHDCEIVTLVVGEKVPDALADTLRASLSRTHPDIEVTVVQGGGPYVLAVGVE; via the coding sequence ATGGCGCTGGAAACGCTCGACCTCGACGCCCTGCGTCGCTGGGTCGTCACCGCGCGCGCCGATCTCGCCACCTACGCCGAGCGGATCAACCGGCTCAACGTCTTCCCGGTACCAGACGGCGACACCGGCACCAACCTGCTGATGACAGTCGACGGTGCGATGGGGTCGCTCGCCTTCACCCAGCCTGCTGATCTGATGCAGGCGGCGCGCGATCTCGCGCAGGCCACCTTGATGGCCGCACGCGGCAATTCCGGAGTGATCATCAGTCAGGTCGCTCGCGGTGTGGCCGAGGTGCTGACCGAATCTCCCGACCAGCGCATGACCGGAAGGCAACTCGCCGATGCGCTGCGACGGGCAGCGGACTATGCCTGGCGCAGCGTCAGCATCCCGGTCGAGGGAACGATCCTCACGGTGGCGAGCGCCGCCGCCGACGGTGCCGCGATTCAGGCCTCCGGCTCGCTCGAGGACGTCGTGACCGGCGCAGTTCGCGCCGCGGAGATCGCGCTGGTCAACACCACGCACGAACTCCCCACGCTCAAGGAGGCCGGCGTCGTCGATGCCGGGGGCGCAGGATTCGTGGTACTCCTCGACTCGTTGCGTCGGGTCGTCGAGGCCGACGCAGGGCCGATCAAGGGCCTCGGCGAACCGCCGTCCTGGCTCGCCGGCGAAGGGGCGATTCGCGACTCCGATTGCGAGAGCATCGAGGGGCCCGGCTACGAAGTGATGTTCATGCTCGCCGAGACCGACGAGTCCCGTGTTTCGCGCTTGCGAGGTGTCCTCGACCGGCTCGGCGACTCCCTCGTCGTGGCGGGGGGACCCGACGTGTGGTCGGTCCACGTGCATGTCGACGATGTCGCTGCAGCCCTCAACGCGGGTGCTGACGCCGGGCGTCCGCACCGGTTCGAGGTGACCCGCTTCCAGGACGAGATCACTGCGCGTCACCCGGTACCTGTTTCCACCGAGACGAAGACGCTCGTCGTCGCCGTCGCAGATTCACCCGGCCTGGCCGAATTGGCCCGCCAGGACGAGCGCATGGTCGTGACCGGTGACGCCGGGCGCATCGCCCGGGCTTCCGCCGTTCGGGCTGTCCGCGAGACCGGACTGGCCGAGGTGTTGCTCGTGGCTGACGGACGACGTAGCGGTCGCACCGCCGACGCGCTCGAAAAAGCGCTGCGCGACAAGGACATCCGCGTCATGCGTCCCGGCTCGACCGGACCGACCGAGTTCCTGGCGACCCTCACCGTCGCACATCCCGAGCAGGCCGGTGCGGAGGTGATCGCAGCAGTCGACGATGCGCTCGTGAGCCTGTCGACCGGCATCCTGACGATCGCGTCGGAGGAGTTCGAGACCCCGTCCGGCACCTGCCCGAAGGGTGCGGTCGTGGGACGCATCGACGGCGAGGTGATCGAGTACGGCCAGGAGGCTCTGCCCGTGGCGGCGCGCGTGGTGCAGACGTTGGTCACCGAACACGACTGCGAGATCGTCACGCTGGTGGTGGGGGAGAAGGTGCCGGACGCGCTTGCCGACACGCTGCGCGCCAGCCTGAGCCGCACCCACCCGGACATCGAGGTGACGGTCGTGCAGGGCGGCGGTCCGTATGTTCTGGCCGTCGGGGTGGAGTGA
- a CDS encoding integrase catalytic domain-containing protein translates to MELTVGQRKAVLVSQVKAWPKATKAEKTAILDHLVAVNGWHRDHARKMLRRAVAGHDPNRPRAQRDPVYRYDPAVIDALVTCWVVLDGPTGKRLHPALPDLTTALIAHGELHCTPDTLAALLRMSPATIDRRLKPHRTGLIATKGRSMTKPGSLLKASIPMKTWHEWNETVPGFLQIDLVAHEGGDNNGAFHYTLDATDIATGWTEAISVRSKGERIVAAGLTDLILRFPFGINGIHSDNGGEFINHHLAKWCDARRITLTRGRAHHSNDQAYVEQKNWSSVRRAVGYYRYDTRHELDLLNQLWPLQAALDNLYLPQQKLRSKSRNGAKVTKTYDTAATPLHRLTRDHPQYLTDQDAADLSTRATQINPAELRRQIHAIQASLIELARRRGKVEQRPKRNATYLSRKKIHPTKRANSDESTTHSTRAS, encoded by the coding sequence ATGGAGCTCACGGTGGGTCAGCGCAAGGCGGTCCTGGTCTCGCAGGTGAAGGCGTGGCCGAAGGCGACGAAGGCGGAGAAGACAGCGATCCTGGACCATCTGGTCGCGGTCAACGGGTGGCACAGGGACCACGCCCGCAAGATGCTCCGCCGCGCGGTCGCCGGTCATGACCCGAATCGTCCCCGAGCACAGCGTGATCCGGTCTACCGCTACGACCCTGCCGTGATCGATGCCCTGGTGACCTGCTGGGTGGTCCTGGACGGCCCCACCGGGAAGCGACTGCACCCTGCGCTGCCCGACCTGACCACCGCGCTGATCGCCCACGGCGAACTGCACTGCACCCCTGACACGTTGGCCGCGCTGCTACGAATGTCACCCGCCACGATCGACCGCCGCCTCAAACCACACCGCACCGGCCTGATCGCGACCAAGGGCCGGTCGATGACCAAACCCGGCAGCCTCCTCAAGGCCAGCATCCCGATGAAGACCTGGCACGAATGGAACGAAACCGTCCCCGGCTTCCTCCAGATCGACCTGGTCGCACACGAAGGCGGCGACAACAACGGAGCCTTCCACTACACCCTGGACGCCACCGACATCGCGACCGGTTGGACCGAAGCGATCAGTGTCCGCTCCAAAGGCGAACGAATCGTCGCCGCCGGCCTGACCGACCTGATCCTGCGATTCCCGTTCGGCATCAACGGAATCCACTCCGACAACGGGGGCGAGTTCATCAACCACCACCTCGCGAAGTGGTGCGACGCGCGACGTATCACCCTGACCCGCGGCCGGGCCCACCACAGCAACGACCAGGCCTACGTCGAGCAGAAGAACTGGTCCAGCGTCCGCCGCGCGGTCGGTTACTACCGGTACGACACCCGCCACGAGCTCGACCTGCTCAACCAACTGTGGCCCCTGCAAGCAGCACTCGACAACCTCTACCTGCCCCAACAAAAGCTGCGCAGCAAGTCTCGCAACGGCGCCAAGGTCACCAAAACCTACGACACCGCCGCGACCCCGCTGCACCGCCTGACCCGGGACCACCCGCAGTACCTCACCGATCAAGACGCCGCTGACCTGAGCACACGAGCCACCCAGATCAACCCCGCCGAACTACGCCGTCAGATCCACGCGATCCAAGCCAGTCTCATCGAACTCGCCCGCCGCAGAGGCAAAGTCGAACAACGACCCAAGCGCAACGCGACCTACCTCAGCCGCAAGAAAATCCACCCCACCAAGCGGGCAAATTCAGATGAGTCAACGACTCACTCCACGCGGGCATCTTGA
- the rpmB gene encoding 50S ribosomal protein L28: protein MAATCDVCGKGPGFGHNVSHSQRKTKRRWNPNIQRVRALVGDAGVTPKRLNVCTSCLKAGKVTR, encoded by the coding sequence GTGGCTGCCACCTGCGACGTCTGCGGCAAGGGACCCGGCTTCGGTCACAACGTCTCGCACTCGCAGCGCAAGACCAAGCGCCGCTGGAACCCGAACATCCAGCGCGTTCGCGCGCTCGTGGGCGACGCCGGCGTGACCCCGAAGCGTCTCAATGTCTGCACTTCCTGCCTGAAGGCCGGCAAGGTCACCCGCTGA
- the thiL gene encoding thiamine-phosphate kinase → MIPAGGRTLAETSEEELLATIFATLPTRNEVMIGVGDDTALLRVPTGSVLVTTDSMVLGRDWLDAWSSGHEVGHKVVVQNLADIAAMGGTSTGVVVSLIAGRDTTIEWCRALNEGIADACRAENVAVLGGDLSSAPDGVRMVSITALGELRDVPAVRRDGARVGDVVAVSDLLGRSDAGLRLLQRGDVDHAPELVDFHRRPVARLAAGPQAARAGATSMMDVSDGLVRDGRRIATASGVRLDLDSALLRPLVNHLIALGEDAWSCVLTGGEEHTLLATFPRGKVPDGWYPIGEVVEGGDVTLDGRAQQGGGWDHFAG, encoded by the coding sequence ATGATCCCGGCAGGTGGACGCACGCTCGCCGAGACGAGTGAGGAGGAACTGCTCGCCACCATCTTTGCGACCCTACCCACCCGGAACGAGGTGATGATCGGCGTCGGGGATGACACAGCGTTGCTTCGGGTGCCGACCGGGTCGGTACTCGTCACCACCGATTCCATGGTGCTCGGACGTGACTGGCTGGACGCCTGGAGCAGCGGGCACGAGGTGGGTCACAAGGTCGTCGTCCAGAATCTCGCCGACATCGCCGCGATGGGCGGTACCTCCACTGGTGTCGTGGTCTCCCTCATCGCGGGACGTGACACGACGATCGAGTGGTGCCGCGCCCTCAACGAAGGAATCGCGGACGCCTGTCGCGCCGAGAATGTCGCTGTTCTCGGCGGTGATCTGAGCTCGGCTCCCGACGGTGTCCGCATGGTCAGCATCACGGCGCTGGGGGAGTTGCGGGACGTGCCGGCTGTCCGCCGCGACGGGGCACGGGTGGGTGATGTGGTCGCGGTGAGCGACTTGCTCGGCCGGTCCGACGCCGGACTGCGACTGTTGCAGCGTGGCGATGTGGACCATGCCCCCGAACTCGTCGACTTCCACCGTCGCCCGGTCGCTCGCCTGGCCGCAGGTCCCCAGGCTGCGCGAGCCGGGGCGACCTCGATGATGGACGTCAGCGACGGCTTGGTCCGTGACGGCCGACGAATCGCCACGGCGTCCGGCGTCCGGCTCGATCTCGACAGCGCACTGCTGCGTCCGTTGGTCAATCACCTGATCGCGCTCGGCGAAGACGCGTGGTCGTGCGTGCTGACCGGGGGAGAGGAGCACACCCTCCTGGCGACCTTTCCGCGGGGAAAGGTGCCGGACGGCTGGTACCCGATCGGCGAGGTGGTCGAAGGTGGCGACGTCACGCTCGACGGGCGCGCCCAGCAGGGCGGCGGTTGGGACCACTTCGCCGGTTAG
- a CDS encoding Lrp/AsnC family transcriptional regulator → MVQAYILIQCEVGKAHAVATAVAQINGVTMAEDVTGPYDVIARLEAENVDELGKLVIARIQEVPGITRTLTCTVVKV, encoded by the coding sequence ATGGTCCAGGCGTACATCTTGATCCAGTGCGAGGTCGGCAAGGCGCACGCGGTCGCCACCGCGGTCGCGCAGATCAACGGCGTCACGATGGCCGAGGACGTCACCGGTCCCTATGACGTCATCGCCCGGCTCGAGGCCGAGAACGTCGACGAACTCGGCAAGCTCGTCATCGCCCGCATCCAGGAAGTGCCCGGCATCACCCGCACCCTCACGTGCACCGTCGTCAAGGTCTGA
- a CDS encoding DUF3515 family protein encodes MHRRQGLRLLAASSAATFLLTACGSPEVSVTKAEKAANPLCAKVAQHWPQKVAGQEQRDVSTSGGTEAAWGDPAIIARCGVTSPGADEHCVDANGVDWVYSELSDGAGFVTFGREPAIQVLVPSDYAGDAIGAFAAAAKQIPQGNRKCS; translated from the coding sequence GTGCACCGTCGTCAAGGTCTGAGGCTCCTCGCCGCGTCGAGCGCGGCGACGTTCCTGCTCACCGCGTGCGGTTCGCCCGAAGTGTCGGTCACCAAAGCCGAGAAGGCTGCGAATCCGTTGTGCGCCAAGGTTGCCCAGCACTGGCCCCAGAAGGTGGCCGGTCAGGAACAACGCGACGTCTCGACCTCCGGCGGTACCGAGGCCGCTTGGGGTGACCCCGCGATCATCGCCCGCTGTGGCGTCACCTCGCCGGGAGCCGACGAGCACTGTGTCGACGCGAACGGCGTCGACTGGGTGTACAGCGAACTGTCGGACGGTGCAGGCTTCGTCACGTTCGGACGAGAGCCGGCGATCCAAGTGCTGGTGCCGTCCGACTACGCCGGGGACGCGATCGGCGCCTTCGCTGCGGCGGCGAAGCAGATCCCGCAGGGCAACAGGAAGTGCAGCTGA